A genomic stretch from Deinococcus metalli includes:
- a CDS encoding LamB/YcsF family protein, whose product MTWQVDLNADAGESYGAWTMGDDGRLFPSLTSVNIACGFHAGDPLTIQRTLHLAAEHGLGIGAHPGYPDLPGFGRRVLEATPEQVYADTLYQIAAVAGMARAAGLTLRHVKPHGALSTRSWTHAPTAAAIARATREFDPALPLVVLPATLLEREACDLGVPVVLETFPERAYLRDGRLAPRSMPGSSIHDPQEAARRAVMLVTEGRIEALDGGVFECRTDTLCIHGDNPHAVEIARAVRAALEARGVAVAPFPIPGA is encoded by the coding sequence GTGACCTGGCAGGTCGACCTGAACGCCGACGCGGGCGAGTCCTACGGCGCGTGGACGATGGGCGACGACGGGCGGCTGTTTCCGTCGCTGACCAGCGTGAACATCGCATGCGGCTTCCATGCGGGCGATCCGCTGACCATCCAGCGCACGCTGCACCTGGCCGCGGAGCACGGCCTGGGCATCGGGGCGCACCCGGGCTACCCGGACCTCCCGGGCTTCGGGCGGCGCGTCCTGGAGGCCACGCCGGAGCAGGTCTACGCGGACACGCTGTACCAGATCGCGGCGGTGGCGGGGATGGCGCGGGCGGCGGGGCTGACGCTGCGGCACGTGAAACCGCACGGCGCGCTGTCCACCCGCAGCTGGACACACGCGCCCACGGCCGCGGCGATCGCGCGCGCCACGCGGGAGTTCGATCCGGCCCTGCCGCTGGTGGTGCTGCCCGCCACGCTGCTGGAGCGTGAGGCGTGTGACCTGGGTGTGCCCGTGGTGCTGGAGACCTTCCCCGAGCGCGCGTACCTGCGCGATGGCCGCCTCGCGCCGCGCTCCATGCCGGGCTCCAGCATCCACGACCCGCAGGAGGCCGCGCGCCGCGCCGTGATGCTCGTCACCGAGGGCCGTATCGAGGCGCTGGACGGCGGCGTGTTCGAGTGCCGCACCGATACGCTGTGCATCCACGGAGACAACCCCCACGCCGTCGAGATCGCCCGCGCCGTGCGCGCGGCCCTGGAGGCTCGCGGCGTCGCGGTCGCGCCGTTCCCCATACCCGGAGCGTGA
- a CDS encoding ribonucleotide-diphosphate reductase subunit beta, translated as MTHSTFTATNWSEPEDSFSATFYEKYTSQLWFPEEIPLTNDALVWATLTDAERWTYTHASAGLNALDTLQGEVGMPTLRGVVAGHIRKATLQFQGMMEDVHARSYSLMNKTFLTTTQEREVFAWIGTQPHLQVKITFIQGVFHDPDATALGLWKKLTVSCMLETALFYSGFFYPLYLAGQGRMVSAGEIFNLIILDEALHGVYVALLAQETFAGLSDAQRAEALAWYDETLHTLYRNELAYTDVLYADVGLTAEVARFVRYNFNVLADNLGLPRSFPDEEVHPVVLNGIRTRGTTHDFFSAKGSSYSKIATDTLRDADVEALWAGGFPDLAPTAWGRHD; from the coding sequence ATGACCCACTCCACCTTCACCGCCACCAACTGGTCGGAACCCGAGGACAGCTTCTCGGCCACGTTCTACGAGAAATACACGTCGCAGCTGTGGTTCCCGGAAGAGATCCCGCTCACGAACGACGCCCTGGTGTGGGCGACCCTGACGGACGCCGAGCGCTGGACGTACACGCACGCCTCGGCGGGCCTGAACGCACTGGACACCCTGCAGGGCGAGGTGGGCATGCCCACGCTGCGCGGCGTGGTGGCCGGCCACATCCGCAAGGCCACGCTGCAGTTTCAGGGCATGATGGAAGACGTCCACGCCCGCAGCTACAGCCTGATGAACAAGACCTTCCTGACCACCACCCAGGAGCGCGAGGTCTTCGCGTGGATCGGCACCCAGCCGCACCTGCAGGTCAAGATCACCTTCATCCAGGGTGTGTTCCACGATCCGGACGCCACGGCCCTGGGGCTGTGGAAGAAGCTGACGGTGTCGTGCATGCTGGAAACGGCGCTGTTCTACAGCGGCTTTTTCTATCCGCTGTACCTGGCTGGCCAGGGGCGGATGGTCTCGGCGGGCGAGATCTTCAACCTGATCATCCTCGACGAGGCGCTGCACGGCGTGTACGTGGCCCTGCTGGCGCAGGAGACCTTCGCGGGCCTGTCCGACGCGCAGCGGGCCGAGGCGCTCGCGTGGTACGACGAGACCCTGCACACCCTCTACCGCAATGAGCTGGCGTACACCGACGTGCTGTACGCGGACGTGGGCCTGACGGCGGAGGTCGCGCGCTTCGTGCGGTACAACTTCAACGTGCTGGCCGACAACCTGGGCCTGCCCCGCTCCTTCCCCGACGAGGAGGTGCATCCGGTGGTGCTCAACGGCATCCGGACCCGCGGGACCACCCACGACTTCTTCAGCGCCAAGGGCAGCAGTTACAGCAAGATCGCCACCGACACCCTGCGGGACGCGGACGTGGAGGCGCTGTGGGCGGGCGGCTTCCCGGACCTGGCGCCCACCGCGTGGGGGCGGCATGACTAG
- a CDS encoding thioredoxin — protein sequence MTRPYVLLTQDDCAACERLGRMLAGPLRGQFADRIEVVHRQQDAEAFAALCEASHVRSTPALLNRASGAALRDTGSLGAVRAFLSAAD from the coding sequence ATGACTAGGCCCTATGTCCTGCTGACCCAGGACGACTGCGCGGCGTGCGAGCGCCTCGGGCGCATGCTGGCCGGCCCACTCAGGGGCCAGTTCGCGGACCGCATAGAGGTGGTGCACCGCCAGCAGGACGCCGAGGCCTTCGCCGCCCTGTGCGAGGCCAGCCACGTCCGCAGCACACCCGCGCTGCTGAACCGGGCCAGCGGCGCCGCGCTGCGCGACACGGGCAGCCTGGGCGCCGTCCGGGCCTTCCTGTCGGCCGCAGACTGA
- a CDS encoding 4'-phosphopantetheinyl transferase family protein, whose protein sequence is MTRPAVGEVWLELSDLTRCPPDPDDASWLDDAERQRAGQFVAAPDRERFVRRRMTLRRRLADLTGRPPAEVNYTTGPHGRPELTPVPRTPDVRFSVSSAGPLLLLAFTCAADVGVDIEEVRAYPELDDVAAQVLTEGQRTRLASLDRAARTGAFFDAWTALEARQKLSGQGFAVGWSPEALPTHAIHEAGWSLKDTGGRRSYRAALATHGTVNRVRWTVPGHIAVEGGPRVPPERDVAATR, encoded by the coding sequence GTGACGCGTCCGGCAGTGGGCGAGGTATGGCTGGAGCTCAGCGACCTCACGCGGTGCCCACCGGACCCGGACGACGCGTCGTGGCTGGACGACGCGGAGCGGCAGCGGGCCGGGCAGTTCGTGGCGGCGCCCGACCGGGAGCGCTTCGTCCGGCGGCGGATGACGCTGCGGCGCCGGCTGGCCGACCTCACGGGCCGGCCGCCCGCGGAGGTGAACTACACCACGGGGCCTCACGGCCGCCCCGAGCTGACCCCGGTGCCACGCACTCCCGACGTGCGGTTCAGCGTGTCGAGCGCCGGCCCACTGCTCCTGCTGGCCTTCACGTGCGCTGCGGACGTGGGCGTGGATATCGAGGAGGTGCGGGCGTACCCCGAACTCGACGATGTGGCCGCCCAGGTGCTGACGGAAGGGCAGCGGACTCGGCTGGCCTCGCTCGACCGCGCCGCGCGCACGGGCGCGTTCTTCGACGCCTGGACGGCGCTCGAAGCCCGGCAGAAGCTGAGCGGGCAAGGCTTCGCCGTTGGCTGGTCCCCCGAGGCTCTGCCGACCCACGCCATCCACGAGGCGGGCTGGTCGCTGAAGGACACGGGCGGACGGCGGAGCTACCGGGCAGCGCTTGCCACGCACGGGACGGTGAACCGCGTGCGCTGGACGGTGCCCGGGCACATCGCCGTGGAGGGAGGTCCCAGAGTGCCACCGGAGCGTGACGTCGCAGCGACACGCTGA